In one window of Macadamia integrifolia cultivar HAES 741 chromosome 2, SCU_Mint_v3, whole genome shotgun sequence DNA:
- the LOC122071993 gene encoding adenylate isopentenyltransferase 5, chloroplastic-like isoform X1: protein MFALICAICGLAVVCISCLRNRARRINMEPNKAQSLFPVAEIQASRTKNLYPNDLQRQKEKVIFVMGSTGSGKSKLAIYLASKFQGEVINSDKIQVHKGLDIVTNKVTEEEMNGVPHHLIGILEPETEFTVSDFCEQTSLAMDSILKRGNVPIIAGGSNRYIEALVDNETLEFRNKYDCCILWVQVSLSVLKKYVYERVDQMVEAGLVDEVRSVFKPDGDYSKGILRSIGVPELDAYFRAEAAGYEDEEILDKLLEEGINMMKSNTYDLACRQFEKINRLRFEKGWNIHLIDATGVFLKRGVQREHEWKNGVAWPSVNIIRSFLYGDNTNVMDKDN from the exons A tGTTTGCGTTGATCTGCGCAATCTGTGGACTTGCAGTCGTATGCATCTCTTGTTTGAGAAATAGG GCCAGAAGAATCAACATGGAACCAAACAAAGCGCAATCACTCTTCCCTGTTGCTGAAATTCAGGCCAGCAGAACCAAAAATCTGTACCCAAATGACCTCCAGAGACAGAAAGAAAAAGTCATTTTTGTGATGGGTTCAACTGGGTCAGGGAAGTCCAAACTTGCAATATATCTTGCAAGTAAATTCCAAGGAGAGGTGATTAACTCTGATAAAATTCAAGTCCACAAGGGTTTAGACATTGTAACAAACAAAGttacagaagaagaaatgaatggtgttccacaccacttaatTGGAATCCTAGAACCTGAAACTGAATTTACTGTATCAGACTTCTGTGAACAAACTTCACTTGCAATGGATTCCATATTGAAAAGGGGCAATGTTCCAATTATAGCTGGAGGCTCTAACAGATACATTGAAGCATTAGTTGATAATGAGACACTTGAATTCAGAAACAAGTATGATTGTTGTATTCTATGGGTTCAAGTCTCACTTTCTGTTCTCAAGAAGTATGTTTATGAGAGAGTAGATCAAATGGTTGAAGCTGGATTAGTTGATGAAGTCCGAAGTGTATTCAAACCCGATGGAGATTACTCCAAAGGCATTTTACGATCGATCGGAGTCCCAGAACTTGATGCATACTTTAGAGCAGAAGCAGCTGGATATGAGGATGAGGAGATATTAGATAAACTGCTTGAAGAAGGAATTAATATGATGAAGTCTAATACATATGACTTAGCTTGTCGCCAATTTGAGAAGATCAATAGGCTTAGGTTTGAGAAGGGATGGAATATTCACCTCATAGATGCTACTGGGGTGTTCCTTAAACGTGGTGTCCAACGTGAGCATGAATGGAAGAATGGAGTAGCTTGGCCAAGTGTGAATATCATAAGAAGCTTTCTCTATGGAGATAATACTAATGTGATGGATAAAGATAACtaa
- the LOC122071993 gene encoding adenylate isopentenyltransferase 5, chloroplastic-like isoform X2: protein MEPNKAQSLFPVAEIQASRTKNLYPNDLQRQKEKVIFVMGSTGSGKSKLAIYLASKFQGEVINSDKIQVHKGLDIVTNKVTEEEMNGVPHHLIGILEPETEFTVSDFCEQTSLAMDSILKRGNVPIIAGGSNRYIEALVDNETLEFRNKYDCCILWVQVSLSVLKKYVYERVDQMVEAGLVDEVRSVFKPDGDYSKGILRSIGVPELDAYFRAEAAGYEDEEILDKLLEEGINMMKSNTYDLACRQFEKINRLRFEKGWNIHLIDATGVFLKRGVQREHEWKNGVAWPSVNIIRSFLYGDNTNVMDKDN from the coding sequence ATGGAACCAAACAAAGCGCAATCACTCTTCCCTGTTGCTGAAATTCAGGCCAGCAGAACCAAAAATCTGTACCCAAATGACCTCCAGAGACAGAAAGAAAAAGTCATTTTTGTGATGGGTTCAACTGGGTCAGGGAAGTCCAAACTTGCAATATATCTTGCAAGTAAATTCCAAGGAGAGGTGATTAACTCTGATAAAATTCAAGTCCACAAGGGTTTAGACATTGTAACAAACAAAGttacagaagaagaaatgaatggtgttccacaccacttaatTGGAATCCTAGAACCTGAAACTGAATTTACTGTATCAGACTTCTGTGAACAAACTTCACTTGCAATGGATTCCATATTGAAAAGGGGCAATGTTCCAATTATAGCTGGAGGCTCTAACAGATACATTGAAGCATTAGTTGATAATGAGACACTTGAATTCAGAAACAAGTATGATTGTTGTATTCTATGGGTTCAAGTCTCACTTTCTGTTCTCAAGAAGTATGTTTATGAGAGAGTAGATCAAATGGTTGAAGCTGGATTAGTTGATGAAGTCCGAAGTGTATTCAAACCCGATGGAGATTACTCCAAAGGCATTTTACGATCGATCGGAGTCCCAGAACTTGATGCATACTTTAGAGCAGAAGCAGCTGGATATGAGGATGAGGAGATATTAGATAAACTGCTTGAAGAAGGAATTAATATGATGAAGTCTAATACATATGACTTAGCTTGTCGCCAATTTGAGAAGATCAATAGGCTTAGGTTTGAGAAGGGATGGAATATTCACCTCATAGATGCTACTGGGGTGTTCCTTAAACGTGGTGTCCAACGTGAGCATGAATGGAAGAATGGAGTAGCTTGGCCAAGTGTGAATATCATAAGAAGCTTTCTCTATGGAGATAATACTAATGTGATGGATAAAGATAACtaa
- the LOC122092773 gene encoding probable xyloglucan endotransglucosylase/hydrolase protein 23: protein MSATMAASRILFLSSLLLSFFMASYGAGNLQQNFDITWGDGRAQILNNGELLTLSLDKISGSGFQSKNQYLFGKIDMQLKLVPGNSAGTVTAYYLSSLGSTHDEIDFEFLGNLSGDPYILHTNVFTQGKGNREQQFYLWFDPTKDFHTYSVLWNPQHILFSVDGTPIREFKNLESRGIPFPKNQPMWIYSSLWNADDWATRGGLVKTDWSKAPFIASYRNFNSQACIWTSGSSSCSSNSNNNSTSWLKEGLDSTGQAKIKWVQSNYMIYNYCTDTKRFPQGLPLECTLTT from the exons ATGTCTGCAACAATGGCTGCCTCAAGAATATTGTTTTTGTCTTCTCTATTGTTAAGCTTTTTCATGGCTTCCTATGGTGCTGGTAATTTGCAACAAAACTTTGACATCACTTGGGGTGATGGACGAGCTCAAATACTGAATAATGGAGAGCTTCTCACCTTGTCACTCGACAAGATTTCCGGTTCGGGTTTTCAGTCTAAGAATCAATATCTATTCGGGAAGATCGATATGCAGCTCAAGCTGGTTCCTGGTAATTCGGCTGGAACTGTGACTGCTTACTAT CTTTCATCTCTTGGGTCAACACATGATGAGATCGATTTTGAATTTCTGGGTAACCTTAGTGGTGATCCTTATATTCTTCACACTAATGTTTTCACACAAGGGAAGGGCAATAGAGAGCAACAATTCTATCTCTGGTTTGACCCTACTAAGGACTTCCACACCTATTCTGTACTATGGAATCCACAGCACATACT TTTCTCAGTCGATGGCACTCCCATTAGGGAGTTCAAGAACTTAGAATCTCGTGGCATCCCATTCCCAAAAAACCAGCCAATGTGGATTTACTCTAGTCTATGGAACGCTGATGATTGGGCAACAAGGGGTGGCCTTGTCAAGACAGATTGGAGCAAGGCCCCATTCATAGCTTCATATAGGAACTTCAATTCCCAAGCCTGCATATGGACTTCAGGCTCTTCTTCCTGTTCATCCAACTCCAACAACAACAGTACTTCTTGGTTAAAGGAAGGCCTGGATTCAACAGGCCAGGCAAAAATTAAGTGGGTGCAATCAAATTATATGATCTACAATTACTGTACTGATACTAAGCGCTTCCCTCAAGGTCTCCCTCTTGAATGCACACTCACTACATAG